A portion of the Aricia agestis chromosome 1, ilAriAges1.1, whole genome shotgun sequence genome contains these proteins:
- the LOC121731731 gene encoding trypsin-3-like, whose protein sequence is MKVVLVVICIGFLPAAWKCEETLINARFDLEPRTRGITLYNVGKFRKFKKAYENDLAPKKSNVLGLYGAFGSDPLAAVKPEQKPRVKKVLSFYTEPAVRAKRSAKGGKVIKIKARSEKKAVQRSNPKHKSQKKHTNLSKRSKHSKKAVRGKSKHKLRSKTVERIANKSAKEKLNKMIKKLQVGRKGKTKKAAAKRHGRDGKKAKPKNKKPLSKGSGRRLIAAHDALIEDYPYVVSIQKKGVHWCSGALLNPRVVITTANCLWRSNRVSRMTVRAGSRYPERGGQVANIAEVRTHPKWSIRSLPDNDVGLVLLDRDIRFSENVHSVDLPGKRMMPKFQDAWVTSFGTDRRDGLVTNPERSLQMYHGRLLSRSQCNNVTMRYGVGVSDNFLCIAQAGHRAPCTRDTGAPAVSDGVVWGVASWGIRKLCGTERFPAMFSYLGSPSNVEFISDTLLDFMSDERRNPFPDRLPPTTSTRRSTTRTTRSTTIDSNDRSTLKSLT, encoded by the exons ATGAAGGTCGTACTCGTCGTAATTTGTATAGGCTTTTTACCGGCAGCGTGGAAATGCGAGGAGACCCTTATCAACGCCAGGTTCGATTTGGAGCCAAGAACCCGTGGGATAACACTGTATAATGTAGGAAAATTCAGAAAATTCAAGAAGGCCTACGAAAATGACTTAGCGCCGAAGAAATCGAACGTTCTGGGTTTGTACGGCGCCTTCGGGTCGGATCCCCTAGCAGCGGTGAAACCCGAACAGAAGCCTAGAGTCAAGAAAGTCTTGTCTTTCTATACGGAACCTGCGGTCCGTGCCAAGCGATCCGCTAAGGGCGGCAAAGTGATCAAAATCAAAGCCCGGAGTGAGAAAAAGGCAGTCCAACGCTCGAATCCCAAGCATAAAAGCCAGAAAAAACATACAAATCTCTCGAAACGAAGTAAGCACAGCAAGAAAGCCGTGAGAGGCAAATCCAAACATAAGTTGAGAAGTAAGACCGTTGAAAGAATTGCAAACAAATCGGCAAAAGAGaaactaaataaaatgattaaaaaattacaagtCGGAAGAAAGGGTAAAACTAAGAAAGCAGCAGCCAAGAGACATGGAAGAGACGGGAAGAAAGCaaaaccaaaaaataagaagcCCTTAAGCAAAG GTAGTGGCAGAAGATTGATAGCAGCACATGATGCGCTGATAGAAGATTATCCATATGTTGTGTCGATACAGAAGAAAGGGGTGCACTGGTGCTCCGGAGCCTTGTTGAACCCAAGAGTCGTTATCACTACTGCTAACTGCCTTTGGAG ATCGAACCGCGTGAGTCGGATGACAGTTCGCGCGGGGTCCCGGTACCCCGAGCGCGGGGGCCAGGTGGCCAACATAGCTGAAGTGAGGACTCACCCCAAGTGGAGCATCCGCAGCCTCCCCGACAATGATGTTGGCCTGGTGCTGCTGGACAGAGACATAAG aTTCTCAGAAAATGTCCACAGTGTAGATCTGCCCGGAAAGCGTATGATGCCAAAGTTCCAAGACGCATGGGTTACCAGTTTTGGTACTGATAGA CGAGACGGTCTAGTGACGAACCCCGAGCGTTCACTGCAGATGTACCACGGGAGATTACTGTCGCGGTCGCAGTGCAACAACGTCACCATGAGATACGGCGTCGGCGTGTCAGACAACTTCCTCTGTATCGCCCAGGCTGGACATAGAGCGCCGTGTACG CGGGACACTGGAGCTCCGGCAGTCAGCGATGGGGTCGTATGGGGAGTCGCTTCATGGGGTATCAGAAAATT aTGCGGAACGGAGCGGTTCCCGGCCATGTTCTCGTACCTGGGTTCACCGAGCAATGTGGAATTCATATCTGACACTCTTTTGGACTTCATGAGTGATGAGCGCCGCAATCCCTTCCCCGACAGACTCCCTCCCACCACTTCCACTCGACGCTCTACTACTAGAACTACCAGGAGCACAACAATAGACAGCAATGACCGTTCCACGCTCAAGTCTTTGACGTAG
- the LOC121731740 gene encoding intraflagellar transport protein 52 homolog isoform X2 produces MSDGGEERMNTNINFFLEEYGIVVNNDCVVRAQYHKFYHPKECHISNGILNRGVLRQIMKMPNYTSESDDYMEDPPTPNFVYPYGATLTVKKPAAAIFSSSDVCYPVKRPIAALYNSEKTGGKLFVMGSGHFFADQYLECECNDLIRELVFNYMGGFTDLRLNPVDVEDPDINEYRTLGDTVWLSTVPLPQPATAPPPRLTPLHPHALFTWKLFSLNLSHLPEVLGMYDELGVKHEPLRLIAPQFETPLPPLQLAVFTPTFRELPPPSLELFDLDEAFSSERSQLARLTNKCLQPINSKMAQGDSRQLENDLEYYVRECGRAVRLSRAMADDGPAGKQILHQLAQQLTTYKKIAPRD; encoded by the exons ATGTCTGATGGTGGGGAGGAACGCATGAATACCAATATCAACTTCTTTCTGGAAGAATATGGCATAGTAGTCAATAATG ACTGCGTAGTTCGGGCACAATACCACAAGTTTTACCACCCCAAAGAGTGTCATATTTCAAACGGTATTCTGAACAGAGGAGTGTTGAGACAGATAATGAAAATGCCGAACTACACGAGCGAATCTGATGATTACAT GGAGGATCCCCCTACACCGAATTTCGTGTACCCATACGGAGCCACGCTGACGGTGAAAAAACCCGCGGCCGCCATATTCTCGAGCAGCGACGTCTGTTATCCCGTGAAGAGGCCCATTGCAGCTCTCTACAACTCTGAGAAGACTGGTG GTAAGCTATTCGTGATGGGTTCTGGCCACTTCTTCGCGGACCAGTACCTGGAGTGCGAGTGCAATGACCTCATCCGCGAACTGGTCTTCAACTACATGGGCGGCTTCACCGACCTGAGACTCAACCCTGTTGATGTGGAGGATCCTGAT ATAAACGAGTACCGCACCCTTGGCGACACGGTGTGGCTGAGCACGGTGCCGCTGCCGCAGCCCGCCACCGCGCCCCCGCCGCGCCTCACCCCGCTACACCCCCACGCGCTATTCACGTGGAAACTGTTCTCATTGAATCTGTCACATT TGCCCGAAGTACTAGGGATGTATGATGAGCTAGGGGTGAAACACGAGCCGCTACGCCTGATAGCGCCGCAGTTTGAAACCCCTCTGCCACCGCTACAACTTGCT GTATTTACGCCGACGTTCCGCGAGCTGCCGCCGCCGTCGCTGGAGCTGTTCGACCTGGACGAGGCGTTCAGCTCAGAGCGCTCGCAGCTCGCCAGACTCACCAACAAGTGTCTGCAGCCTATCAACAGCAAAATGGCCCAAG gtGACAGTCGTCAATTGGAGAACGACTTGGAGTACTACGTGCGTGAGTGCGGGCGTGCGGTGCGACTGTCGCGGGCGATGGCTGATGACGGCCCCGCCGGCAAACAGATCCTGCACCAGCTCGCGCAGCAGCTGACCACGTACAAGAAGATCGCACCTAGGGACTAA
- the LOC121731740 gene encoding intraflagellar transport protein 52 homolog isoform X1 — MKTVDTILFDVSKNELFKINEHYKTLHRKLKTTWKIMINRDEISPNVLQEVKILVIPGPQNVFTDNEFAALKSVVERGDSVIVLMSDGGEERMNTNINFFLEEYGIVVNNDCVVRAQYHKFYHPKECHISNGILNRGVLRQIMKMPNYTSESDDYMEDPPTPNFVYPYGATLTVKKPAAAIFSSSDVCYPVKRPIAALYNSEKTGGKLFVMGSGHFFADQYLECECNDLIRELVFNYMGGFTDLRLNPVDVEDPDINEYRTLGDTVWLSTVPLPQPATAPPPRLTPLHPHALFTWKLFSLNLSHLPEVLGMYDELGVKHEPLRLIAPQFETPLPPLQLAVFTPTFRELPPPSLELFDLDEAFSSERSQLARLTNKCLQPINSKMAQGDSRQLENDLEYYVRECGRAVRLSRAMADDGPAGKQILHQLAQQLTTYKKIAPRD; from the exons atgaagactgtagacACTATATTATTCGACGTATCCAAAAACGAGCTATTCAAAATAAACGAACATTATAAGACATTGCATCGAAAACTGAAGACAACATGGAAAATCATGAt aaACCGTGACGAAATATCTCCGAACGTGCTTCAAGAAGTCAAGATTCTCGTGATACCAGGGCCGCAGAATGTGTTTACAGATAATGAGTTTGCTGCGCTGAAGAGTGTGGTTGAAAGAGGTGATTCGGTCATAGTTCTGATGTCTGATGGTGGGGAGGAACGCATGAATACCAATATCAACTTCTTTCTGGAAGAATATGGCATAGTAGTCAATAATG ACTGCGTAGTTCGGGCACAATACCACAAGTTTTACCACCCCAAAGAGTGTCATATTTCAAACGGTATTCTGAACAGAGGAGTGTTGAGACAGATAATGAAAATGCCGAACTACACGAGCGAATCTGATGATTACAT GGAGGATCCCCCTACACCGAATTTCGTGTACCCATACGGAGCCACGCTGACGGTGAAAAAACCCGCGGCCGCCATATTCTCGAGCAGCGACGTCTGTTATCCCGTGAAGAGGCCCATTGCAGCTCTCTACAACTCTGAGAAGACTGGTG GTAAGCTATTCGTGATGGGTTCTGGCCACTTCTTCGCGGACCAGTACCTGGAGTGCGAGTGCAATGACCTCATCCGCGAACTGGTCTTCAACTACATGGGCGGCTTCACCGACCTGAGACTCAACCCTGTTGATGTGGAGGATCCTGAT ATAAACGAGTACCGCACCCTTGGCGACACGGTGTGGCTGAGCACGGTGCCGCTGCCGCAGCCCGCCACCGCGCCCCCGCCGCGCCTCACCCCGCTACACCCCCACGCGCTATTCACGTGGAAACTGTTCTCATTGAATCTGTCACATT TGCCCGAAGTACTAGGGATGTATGATGAGCTAGGGGTGAAACACGAGCCGCTACGCCTGATAGCGCCGCAGTTTGAAACCCCTCTGCCACCGCTACAACTTGCT GTATTTACGCCGACGTTCCGCGAGCTGCCGCCGCCGTCGCTGGAGCTGTTCGACCTGGACGAGGCGTTCAGCTCAGAGCGCTCGCAGCTCGCCAGACTCACCAACAAGTGTCTGCAGCCTATCAACAGCAAAATGGCCCAAG gtGACAGTCGTCAATTGGAGAACGACTTGGAGTACTACGTGCGTGAGTGCGGGCGTGCGGTGCGACTGTCGCGGGCGATGGCTGATGACGGCCCCGCCGGCAAACAGATCCTGCACCAGCTCGCGCAGCAGCTGACCACGTACAAGAAGATCGCACCTAGGGACTAA
- the LOC121731703 gene encoding eyes absent homolog 2 isoform X2, with translation MQTVKLEAKRSRPDAGTDVRLSSDINTSPCESESTSDSPPSLLQDAALPALLVSGTTTFQTTPTSAALSLTSESLLPSNEVESCSLANGCTSSTLGLALPLTTTSGLCSTSSSSAVAWLMNEDSTGGGVKSEVRSPGLCEADVALYGDTLPYDQSTLSYQYYNSMQQYGGGGTASSYMGSTLYNQPYAPYPPSHNTNNRSSCKATPTYLSPYGVGSVGGVSSSGFGAQPSPYAYPAYNGSLAQSFPNTQQDYSSYASGYTDHSVAAQYGGYYATPSYSPYVSSPSSSGSAGHTSYHLGATLSESPSSLLPSIQDTPLSPIKNEIHAASRRCRENSGESTASRSRGRGRRNTSASPAQHVPEPSTERVFIWDLDETIIIFHSLLTGTYATKYNKDTQQIVQLGFRMEEMIFSLADTHFFFNDVEDCDQEHIDAVAADDNGQDLSAYNFSADGFQAGAAGPVCAPAVRGGVDWMRKLAFRYRKIKDTYNNYRNSVGGLLGPAKREQWLQLRAELEQATDNWLTLACKCLNMINSRENCVNVLVTTTQLVPALAKVLLFGLGGVFPIENIYSATKTGKETCFEKIKQRFGERCTYVVVGDGQDEEAAAKAKNYPFWRISGHSDIAALYNALDMGFL, from the exons GCGAAGCGGTCAAGACCGGACGCGGGCACTGATGTTCG ATTATCAAGCGACATCAACACCAGCCCATGCGAGTCGGAGTCCACGTCAGATTCCCCGCCGTCGCTCCTGCAAGATGCCGCGCTGCCTGCGCTCCTAGTATCCGGGACGACCACCTTCCAGACCACGCCCACCAGCGCCGCGCTCAGCCTCACGTCTGAGAGCCTGCTACCGAGCAACGAGGTGGAGAGCTGTAGCCTGGCGAACGGATGCACTAGCTCGACGCTCGGCCTGGCCCTCCCGTTGACAACCACGAGCGGCCTGTGTTCCACCTCCTCGTCGTCTGCGGTCGCCTGGTTGATGAATGAGGATAGCACGG GAGGCGGTGTCAAAAGCGAGGTGCGCAGCCCGGGGCTGTGCGAGGCCGACGTGGCGCTGTACGGTGACACGCTGCCCTACGACCAGTCCACGCTGTCCTACCAGTATTATAATAG TATGCAGCAGTATGGAGGCGGAGGTACGGCTTCCTCGTACATGGGCTCCACGCTCTACAACCAGCCCTACGCGCCCTACCCGCCCTCACATAATACCAACAACAG ATCATCGTGTAAGGCGACGCCGACGTACCTCAGTCCGTACGGAGTGGGGAGCGTGGGCGGCGTGTCCAGTTCGGGGTTCGGTGCTCAGCCCTCGCCGTACGCCTACCCCGCATACAACGGCAGCCTGGCGCAGTCCTTCCCTAATACGCAACAG GACTACAGTAGTTACGCGTCAGGTTACACGGACCACAGCGTAGCGGCGCAATATGGAGGATATTACGCGACGCCAAGCTATTCGCCGTACGTCAGCTCACCAAGCAGCAGTGGCAGCGCAGGCCACACGTCCTACCATTTAGGTGCAACTTTGTCAG aGTCTCCTTCATCTTTATTACCTTCCATACAAGACACTCCATTATCTCCAATCAAGAATGAAATACATGCAGCCAGTCGGAGGTGTAGAGAGAACTCGGG AGAGAGTACAGCAAGTCGGTCTCGGGGGCGAGGACGGAGAAACACATCTGCCTCACCTGCACAACATGTTCCAGAGCCCTCCACTGAAAGAGTCTTCATTTGGGATTTGGATGAAACCATCATTATATTCCACTCCCTACTTACAGGCACATATGCCACTAAATATAATAAG gaTACACAACAAATAGTGCAATTAGGTTTTAGAATGGAGGAGATGATATTCAGTCTAGCGGACACACATTTCTTCTTCAATGATGTTGAG GACTGTGACCAGGAGCACATAGACGCAGTGGCAGCAGATGACAACGGTCAGGACCTGTCAGCATACAACTTCTCAGCAGACGGGTTCCAGGCAGGTGCTGCGGGCCCGGTGTGTGCACCAGCAGTGAGGGGCGGTGTGGACTGGATGAGAAAACTCGCCTTCCGCTACAGAAAGATCAAGGATACCTACAATAACTATAGAAATAG TGTGGGTGGCTTACTGGGCCCAGCGAAGAGGGAGCAGTGGCTTCAACTAAGAGCAGAATTGGAACAAGCGACGGATAACTGGCTCACCCTAGCGTGCAAGTGTCTCAACATGATCAATTCAAG aGAGAACTGTGTGAATGTATTAGTCACTACTACACAGTTGGTGCCGGCATTGGCTAAAGTGCTACTGTTTGGCCTGGGTGGAGTGTTTCCTATTGAAAATATCTATTCTGCAACAAAAACAG GCAAGGAGACTTGTTTCGAGAAAATAAAGCAACGGTTCGGTGAGCGGTGCACATACGTTGTGGTCGGCGATGGGCAGGACGAGGAGGCCGCTGCCAAGGCCAAGAACTACCCGTTCTGGAGGATATCCGGCCACTCCGACATAGCCGCGCTCTACAACGCCCTCGACATGGGTTTCTTATGA
- the LOC121731703 gene encoding eyes absent homolog 2 isoform X1, with translation MVTLMPCGYLGGSSPRCSLDHAEPKAKRSRPDAGTDVRLSSDINTSPCESESTSDSPPSLLQDAALPALLVSGTTTFQTTPTSAALSLTSESLLPSNEVESCSLANGCTSSTLGLALPLTTTSGLCSTSSSSAVAWLMNEDSTGGGVKSEVRSPGLCEADVALYGDTLPYDQSTLSYQYYNSMQQYGGGGTASSYMGSTLYNQPYAPYPPSHNTNNRSSCKATPTYLSPYGVGSVGGVSSSGFGAQPSPYAYPAYNGSLAQSFPNTQQDYSSYASGYTDHSVAAQYGGYYATPSYSPYVSSPSSSGSAGHTSYHLGATLSESPSSLLPSIQDTPLSPIKNEIHAASRRCRENSGESTASRSRGRGRRNTSASPAQHVPEPSTERVFIWDLDETIIIFHSLLTGTYATKYNKDTQQIVQLGFRMEEMIFSLADTHFFFNDVEDCDQEHIDAVAADDNGQDLSAYNFSADGFQAGAAGPVCAPAVRGGVDWMRKLAFRYRKIKDTYNNYRNSVGGLLGPAKREQWLQLRAELEQATDNWLTLACKCLNMINSRENCVNVLVTTTQLVPALAKVLLFGLGGVFPIENIYSATKTGKETCFEKIKQRFGERCTYVVVGDGQDEEAAAKAKNYPFWRISGHSDIAALYNALDMGFL, from the exons GCGAAGCGGTCAAGACCGGACGCGGGCACTGATGTTCG ATTATCAAGCGACATCAACACCAGCCCATGCGAGTCGGAGTCCACGTCAGATTCCCCGCCGTCGCTCCTGCAAGATGCCGCGCTGCCTGCGCTCCTAGTATCCGGGACGACCACCTTCCAGACCACGCCCACCAGCGCCGCGCTCAGCCTCACGTCTGAGAGCCTGCTACCGAGCAACGAGGTGGAGAGCTGTAGCCTGGCGAACGGATGCACTAGCTCGACGCTCGGCCTGGCCCTCCCGTTGACAACCACGAGCGGCCTGTGTTCCACCTCCTCGTCGTCTGCGGTCGCCTGGTTGATGAATGAGGATAGCACGG GAGGCGGTGTCAAAAGCGAGGTGCGCAGCCCGGGGCTGTGCGAGGCCGACGTGGCGCTGTACGGTGACACGCTGCCCTACGACCAGTCCACGCTGTCCTACCAGTATTATAATAG TATGCAGCAGTATGGAGGCGGAGGTACGGCTTCCTCGTACATGGGCTCCACGCTCTACAACCAGCCCTACGCGCCCTACCCGCCCTCACATAATACCAACAACAG ATCATCGTGTAAGGCGACGCCGACGTACCTCAGTCCGTACGGAGTGGGGAGCGTGGGCGGCGTGTCCAGTTCGGGGTTCGGTGCTCAGCCCTCGCCGTACGCCTACCCCGCATACAACGGCAGCCTGGCGCAGTCCTTCCCTAATACGCAACAG GACTACAGTAGTTACGCGTCAGGTTACACGGACCACAGCGTAGCGGCGCAATATGGAGGATATTACGCGACGCCAAGCTATTCGCCGTACGTCAGCTCACCAAGCAGCAGTGGCAGCGCAGGCCACACGTCCTACCATTTAGGTGCAACTTTGTCAG aGTCTCCTTCATCTTTATTACCTTCCATACAAGACACTCCATTATCTCCAATCAAGAATGAAATACATGCAGCCAGTCGGAGGTGTAGAGAGAACTCGGG AGAGAGTACAGCAAGTCGGTCTCGGGGGCGAGGACGGAGAAACACATCTGCCTCACCTGCACAACATGTTCCAGAGCCCTCCACTGAAAGAGTCTTCATTTGGGATTTGGATGAAACCATCATTATATTCCACTCCCTACTTACAGGCACATATGCCACTAAATATAATAAG gaTACACAACAAATAGTGCAATTAGGTTTTAGAATGGAGGAGATGATATTCAGTCTAGCGGACACACATTTCTTCTTCAATGATGTTGAG GACTGTGACCAGGAGCACATAGACGCAGTGGCAGCAGATGACAACGGTCAGGACCTGTCAGCATACAACTTCTCAGCAGACGGGTTCCAGGCAGGTGCTGCGGGCCCGGTGTGTGCACCAGCAGTGAGGGGCGGTGTGGACTGGATGAGAAAACTCGCCTTCCGCTACAGAAAGATCAAGGATACCTACAATAACTATAGAAATAG TGTGGGTGGCTTACTGGGCCCAGCGAAGAGGGAGCAGTGGCTTCAACTAAGAGCAGAATTGGAACAAGCGACGGATAACTGGCTCACCCTAGCGTGCAAGTGTCTCAACATGATCAATTCAAG aGAGAACTGTGTGAATGTATTAGTCACTACTACACAGTTGGTGCCGGCATTGGCTAAAGTGCTACTGTTTGGCCTGGGTGGAGTGTTTCCTATTGAAAATATCTATTCTGCAACAAAAACAG GCAAGGAGACTTGTTTCGAGAAAATAAAGCAACGGTTCGGTGAGCGGTGCACATACGTTGTGGTCGGCGATGGGCAGGACGAGGAGGCCGCTGCCAAGGCCAAGAACTACCCGTTCTGGAGGATATCCGGCCACTCCGACATAGCCGCGCTCTACAACGCCCTCGACATGGGTTTCTTATGA